A single window of Leptospira koniambonensis DNA harbors:
- a CDS encoding PP2C family protein-serine/threonine phosphatase, with translation MRSSTTIKQYMKDAWPVLIVLNLSILGSLGIGLKFYTPPVRIPIVLLLVCCFTLFINFSAFVLFLTEKILPKEQEFGKIIKRFRRGDSRMQNYVLPLDYVDENYEIRGRCMTYNPIGGDFYNFLKDKDGNYWMGIGDTSGHGYVAGLFSLMIMNQMSHLVHKFETPHEIIDQMLEHLEERTNTFPHIHRSLYATFLLMKADTKGNFLHSGIHPSLVLYKSKEDKTYVVSTDGKFLSTVMNSPLKKPKPSESFKMDRDDILFCFTDGLFEQKNRSIGGYYGENLYKFLETAPKKNIRKLIDDLFSDVVKHTGGRIQDDMSLLVIRKF, from the coding sequence ATGAGAAGTTCCACTACGATCAAACAGTACATGAAGGACGCTTGGCCGGTATTGATCGTGCTGAATCTTTCTATTTTGGGTAGTTTGGGAATAGGACTTAAATTTTACACTCCTCCAGTTAGAATTCCAATCGTTTTACTTTTAGTATGTTGTTTTACTTTATTCATTAATTTTTCTGCATTCGTTCTGTTTTTAACTGAGAAGATCCTACCAAAAGAGCAAGAGTTCGGGAAAATAATCAAACGATTCCGCAGAGGAGACAGTAGGATGCAAAACTACGTTCTCCCTTTGGATTATGTAGATGAAAATTATGAGATCCGCGGAAGATGTATGACTTATAACCCGATCGGCGGGGACTTCTATAATTTTCTAAAAGATAAAGACGGAAATTATTGGATGGGGATCGGAGACACTTCAGGTCATGGGTATGTGGCTGGACTATTTAGTCTTATGATCATGAACCAAATGAGCCATCTGGTCCATAAATTTGAAACCCCCCATGAGATCATAGACCAGATGTTGGAACATTTGGAAGAAAGGACGAATACATTTCCTCATATCCATCGTAGTCTTTATGCTACTTTTCTTTTGATGAAGGCAGATACTAAAGGAAATTTTCTACATTCTGGGATCCATCCAAGTTTGGTTCTGTATAAGAGCAAAGAAGACAAAACTTATGTTGTAAGCACTGATGGAAAATTCCTTTCTACTGTGATGAATTCTCCTCTCAAAAAGCCAAAACCTTCTGAAAGTTTCAAAATGGATAGAGATGATATTCTGTTCTGTTTTACAGACGGACTTTTCGAACAAAAGAATAGAAGTATTGGCGGATACTATGGAGAGAATTTATATAAATTTCTGGAAACTGCTCCCAAGAAAAATATCCGCAAACTAATAGATGATCTATTCTCCGACGTTGTGAAACATACAGGCGGAAGAATACAAGACGATATGAGTCTTTTAGTAATCAGAAAATTTTAA
- the glpK gene encoding glycerol kinase GlpK has protein sequence MSEYIIGIDAGTTGIRTFCFSKSGTVISSAYSEFKQHFPKPGWVEHDPEEIWAKTEKLILKAIRNGKLKPEKAVAIGITNQRETTVLFDKDTGAPVYNAIVWQCRRTSDFCSGLKKEGLEPIFRRKTGLVVDAYFSGTKIRWILDNVKGVRAKAEKGKVLFGTIDTYLLYRLTAGKSHKTDHTNASRTLIFNIEKKEWDKELLKILQIPEAILPETHNSSSLFGRTEGVKGLPDGIPISSLVGDQQGALFGQLCTEPGEAKNTYGTGCFLLFNTGNKLQISKNNLITTLACGPEGKTVYCLEGSIFIGGAVIQYLRDNLRFFKESKLSEKMASSVTKDDDVVFVPAFSGLGAPYWDMNARGAILGLTRDTTQEQITRAALKSIALQSYELVEAMENDTGSKLKVLKVDGGATANNWLMQYQADILGKKIVRPSNLDTTVLGAAYLAGLERGFYSSVNDLKKNQKTSKEFSPKLSSSLREKEIRVWKDSVKRILTPES, from the coding sequence ATGAGTGAATATATCATCGGAATAGATGCCGGTACCACAGGTATACGTACTTTTTGTTTTAGCAAATCCGGAACAGTGATTTCAAGCGCTTATTCCGAATTTAAACAACATTTTCCTAAACCAGGTTGGGTAGAGCATGATCCCGAAGAGATTTGGGCAAAAACTGAAAAGCTTATCTTGAAAGCGATCCGCAATGGAAAGTTAAAACCTGAAAAAGCGGTTGCTATAGGGATTACGAACCAAAGGGAAACGACTGTATTATTCGATAAGGATACCGGCGCTCCTGTTTATAATGCGATCGTATGGCAATGCCGTAGGACCTCCGACTTTTGTTCCGGATTAAAGAAAGAAGGATTAGAGCCAATATTCAGAAGAAAAACAGGCCTAGTAGTTGATGCTTATTTCAGTGGAACTAAGATCAGATGGATCTTGGACAATGTAAAAGGCGTAAGAGCAAAGGCTGAAAAAGGCAAAGTCCTTTTCGGAACGATAGATACTTATCTTTTATATCGTTTGACCGCTGGAAAATCACATAAAACGGATCATACAAACGCGAGTAGAACTCTTATCTTCAATATTGAGAAAAAAGAATGGGATAAGGAATTATTAAAAATATTACAAATACCTGAAGCAATCCTTCCCGAAACTCATAATTCCAGCAGTTTGTTCGGAAGAACAGAAGGAGTGAAGGGGCTGCCTGATGGAATTCCAATCTCATCTTTAGTCGGAGACCAACAGGGTGCATTATTCGGACAATTATGCACTGAACCTGGAGAGGCAAAGAACACATACGGAACTGGATGTTTCTTATTATTCAATACAGGAAACAAATTACAAATTTCTAAAAACAATTTGATCACTACGCTAGCTTGCGGGCCAGAAGGAAAAACGGTCTATTGTTTAGAAGGTTCCATTTTCATCGGTGGAGCGGTAATCCAGTATCTAAGAGATAATCTCAGATTTTTCAAGGAATCCAAACTTTCGGAGAAGATGGCTTCTTCCGTTACCAAGGATGATGATGTGGTTTTTGTTCCTGCATTCTCCGGTTTGGGCGCTCCTTACTGGGATATGAATGCAAGAGGTGCGATCTTAGGTCTTACTAGAGATACCACCCAAGAACAGATCACAAGAGCAGCATTAAAATCAATCGCATTACAATCTTATGAACTAGTGGAAGCGATGGAAAATGATACTGGTTCCAAGCTGAAAGTCCTAAAAGTGGATGGTGGAGCAACTGCAAACAATTGGCTCATGCAATACCAAGCAGATATTTTAGGGAAGAAGATCGTAAGGCCTTCCAACCTGGATACAACTGTTTTGGGAGCAGCATATCTCGCAGGACTGGAAAGAGGTTTTTACTCTTCCGTAAACGATCTAAAGAAAAACCAAAAAACTAGTAAGGAATTCTCTCCTAAATTAAGTTCCAGCTTAAGAGAAAAAGAGATCCGAGTCTGGAAGGATTCAGTAAAAAGAATTCTTACACCTGAATCTTAA
- a CDS encoding MBL fold metallo-hydrolase, with amino-acid sequence MRIKFWGVRGSISSPVQGDLIRSKILRILSLASPSDLQSPEAIEDFLDSLALSNWSTYGGNTTCIEIRDKEDKLVIIDGGTGLRELGNSILHEGYDTGKGKAVWIFTHTHWDHIQGIPFFVPLYTPGNKFEFVSSVENLEERLRYQHTFTHFPVPFDGFQAEKTFRHVPEGRAFRVTDSITSISKAVRHPGGSFSYRFEEDGKALIFASDAEFNLDEMENIEDYLNYFRGADVLVFDTQYTFEESLQKIDWGHSTASMATDIALRANVKKLVMFHHDPSYDDEKLDAVYLRAIKYKEMFDPDNQLEIIMAREGLEIQI; translated from the coding sequence ATGCGGATCAAATTCTGGGGAGTGCGGGGCTCCATTTCTTCCCCCGTTCAGGGCGACCTGATTCGATCTAAAATTCTTAGGATACTAAGTTTGGCATCTCCGTCTGACCTCCAAAGTCCGGAGGCCATCGAGGATTTTTTAGACTCCTTGGCACTTTCCAATTGGAGCACCTACGGTGGGAATACGACCTGTATTGAGATCCGAGATAAAGAAGATAAACTTGTTATCATAGACGGAGGCACTGGTCTCCGAGAACTGGGAAACTCCATCTTACACGAAGGCTACGATACAGGAAAAGGAAAAGCGGTTTGGATCTTCACCCATACTCATTGGGATCATATCCAGGGAATCCCATTCTTCGTTCCCCTTTATACTCCAGGCAATAAATTTGAATTTGTAAGTTCTGTAGAAAATCTAGAAGAAAGATTAAGATACCAGCATACATTTACTCATTTTCCTGTTCCTTTCGACGGTTTCCAGGCAGAGAAAACTTTCAGACATGTTCCAGAAGGTAGAGCATTCAGAGTAACAGATTCTATAACTTCTATCTCTAAAGCAGTCCGTCACCCTGGCGGAAGTTTTTCTTATAGGTTCGAAGAAGATGGCAAGGCACTTATCTTTGCTTCAGATGCAGAGTTCAATTTGGACGAGATGGAAAATATAGAAGATTATCTGAACTATTTCAGAGGAGCTGATGTTCTAGTATTCGATACTCAATATACTTTCGAAGAGTCCTTACAGAAAATCGACTGGGGGCATAGTACTGCTTCCATGGCGACTGACATCGCTCTCAGAGCGAATGTTAAAAAGTTAGTAATGTTTCACCATGATCCTTCTTATGATGATGAAAAATTGGATGCAGTTTATCTGCGCGCGATTAAATACAAAGAAATGTTTGATCCGGACAACCAATTAGAGATCATCATGGCAAGAGAAGGTCTGGAAATCCAAATTTAA
- a CDS encoding STAS domain-containing protein has translation MEGFQTDVSLEQGSCVVKIQGNVSLKNAFALKELIIRQFDEGHKDIILDFEGDVYLDSSGIGAIFNTQKYVTERHGHLKLRNLSRDVMTILRIANLDKHLDIIQ, from the coding sequence TTGGAAGGTTTTCAAACAGACGTATCCCTAGAACAAGGGTCTTGTGTAGTTAAGATCCAGGGGAATGTAAGCCTAAAGAACGCATTTGCGTTAAAAGAACTCATCATTCGCCAGTTTGACGAGGGCCATAAAGATATCATCCTGGACTTCGAAGGGGATGTATACTTGGACTCTTCCGGGATCGGGGCCATCTTCAATACCCAAAAATACGTCACAGAAAGACATGGTCATCTGAAACTCAGAAACCTAAGTAGAGATGTGATGACTATTTTGAGGATCGCGAATCTAGACAAACATCTGGATATTATCCAATAG
- a CDS encoding hydroxyacylglutathione hydrolase family protein: MLEVLRIYTDSPLRNFTYLVREPNSQKTLSIDPYDPDQISQVLEKKSWNLDYILNTHEHNDHTCGNDGLVSKYRAEVLSHPAGIGKIPHASHSLKEGEKILESPDGNSYLKVIYTPGHTFAHVCLLQIENGTPYAVFTGDTIFNSGVGNCTRGGDPKTLYETVLKEFKNLPGNVRLYPGHDYLKNNLKFSLAIDPKNEAATKALTKAEGMKEDQEFWTTNFSEERTFNPFFLIFDPKENLVSGIKNKMQNQSLASDPQTLFIALRSLRDKW, from the coding sequence ATGTTGGAAGTCCTAAGGATCTACACAGACAGTCCTCTCCGAAATTTTACTTACCTAGTCAGAGAACCTAATTCCCAAAAAACTCTTTCTATAGATCCATATGATCCGGACCAAATTTCCCAAGTTTTGGAGAAGAAGTCCTGGAACCTGGATTATATTCTAAATACTCACGAGCATAATGATCATACCTGCGGAAACGATGGACTTGTTTCCAAATATAGAGCCGAGGTGCTGTCACATCCCGCCGGGATCGGAAAAATCCCACATGCTTCTCATTCCTTAAAAGAAGGAGAGAAAATTTTAGAAAGCCCGGACGGAAATTCTTATCTAAAAGTTATTTATACTCCAGGACATACATTTGCGCATGTTTGTCTTTTGCAGATTGAAAATGGAACTCCTTACGCAGTATTTACTGGAGATACAATCTTTAATTCAGGTGTAGGAAATTGCACTCGAGGTGGAGATCCTAAAACACTTTACGAAACTGTCTTAAAAGAATTCAAAAATCTCCCGGGAAATGTTAGATTATACCCGGGACATGATTATCTCAAAAACAATCTGAAATTCAGTTTAGCGATTGATCCTAAAAATGAAGCCGCTACCAAAGCATTGACTAAGGCGGAAGGTATGAAAGAAGACCAAGAATTTTGGACCACAAACTTCTCCGAAGAAAGAACATTTAATCCATTCTTCCTTATATTTGATCCAAAAGAAAATCTAGTCTCTGGTATTAAAAATAAAATGCAAAATCAATCCTTAGCTTCTGATCCCCAAACTCTGTTTATTGCCCTAAGGTCTCTCCGGGATAAATGGTAG
- a CDS encoding dihydrolipoyl dehydrogenase, which produces MKKYDILVIGSGGGTKLVTPPSKLGYKVAILEKDRLGGTCLNRGCIPSKMLVHPAEILAQAKDASKFQLGIPGPFSVDFKTLVERVSATVDADSDSILPAYEKNPNIDFYPHEGRFVENKVVKVNGELLTADRIFIAAGCRPSIPDIPGLEGTPYMTSREALRRTELPKSLLVIGGGYIGLELGFAYSAFGSKTTFIVRNRMLSHEDKDIIDGFEKAFSKREDVRLGTEVKKVDYKDGIFRLECQNSSETFILEGDALLVATGIKPNTDWLDLQRTDIKTDEKGYIKINEYFETTADGVYALGDIIGKYFFRHSVNFEGEFLFNSLYVDKHRTPVEYPPVPHSVFTHPQVAAVGKTEQQLKEEGTEYISAINPYSSSATGMARLSEDQFVKILVSPKTKKVLGAHILGDEASNLIHLFILLMTMGGTLDDLLKMIYVHPALPEIARNAARKAREILSSS; this is translated from the coding sequence ATGAAAAAGTATGATATTCTCGTAATAGGCTCCGGAGGAGGAACAAAGCTTGTCACACCTCCTTCTAAACTTGGTTATAAGGTAGCAATTTTAGAAAAAGATCGTTTGGGAGGGACTTGCTTGAACAGGGGTTGTATCCCTTCTAAGATGTTAGTCCATCCTGCGGAAATTTTAGCACAAGCAAAGGATGCCTCCAAATTTCAATTAGGGATCCCTGGCCCATTTTCAGTAGATTTTAAAACTTTGGTAGAAAGAGTTTCCGCAACAGTGGATGCAGACTCAGACAGTATCCTACCTGCTTACGAAAAAAATCCAAACATAGACTTTTATCCTCACGAAGGTAGATTCGTAGAGAATAAGGTAGTAAAAGTAAATGGAGAATTGCTCACCGCAGATCGTATCTTTATAGCTGCCGGATGTAGACCTTCTATCCCTGATATTCCTGGTCTTGAAGGAACTCCTTATATGACTAGCAGAGAAGCTTTAAGAAGAACCGAACTTCCCAAAAGTCTTTTAGTCATCGGCGGAGGTTATATTGGTTTGGAACTTGGATTTGCATATTCTGCATTCGGTTCTAAAACAACTTTTATCGTTCGGAACAGAATGCTTTCTCACGAAGATAAGGATATCATAGACGGTTTCGAAAAAGCATTTTCTAAAAGAGAAGATGTTCGTTTAGGAACTGAAGTGAAGAAGGTAGACTATAAAGACGGCATATTCCGTCTGGAATGCCAAAATTCTTCTGAGACTTTTATATTAGAAGGAGACGCATTACTCGTTGCAACTGGTATCAAACCGAATACCGACTGGTTGGACCTACAACGCACTGATATCAAAACAGACGAAAAAGGTTATATCAAAATAAACGAATATTTTGAAACCACTGCGGATGGTGTATATGCTCTGGGAGATATTATTGGAAAATATTTCTTCCGACATTCAGTAAACTTCGAGGGGGAATTCCTATTTAATTCTCTATATGTGGACAAACATAGAACTCCGGTCGAATATCCTCCCGTTCCCCATTCTGTATTCACCCATCCTCAAGTAGCAGCTGTAGGTAAAACTGAACAACAATTGAAGGAAGAAGGGACCGAATATATCTCCGCTATCAATCCATATTCCAGCAGTGCCACAGGAATGGCGAGACTATCTGAAGACCAATTCGTCAAAATATTAGTAAGTCCTAAAACCAAAAAAGTCCTGGGAGCCCATATCCTAGGAGATGAGGCTTCTAACCTCATTCATCTTTTTATACTCCTGATGACCATGGGTGGGACTCTAGATGACTTGCTAAAGATGATTTATGTTCATCCCGCTTTGCCTGAAATCGCAAGAAACGCTGCCAGGAAAGCAAGAGAAATCTTAAGCTCTTCCTAA
- a CDS encoding ABC transporter ATP-binding protein, translating into MNKALEIKNLVKTYAGGVQALKGIDLTVDEGDFFALLGPNGAGKSTTIGILSSLVNKTSGEVKIYGADIDKELTLAKSYIGVVPQEFNFNIFERVEQIVANQGGYYGLPRKVAVERTHNYLSQLGLYEKRKEGAGRLSGGMKRRLMIARALVHNPKVLILDEPTAGVDIEFRRSLWDFLVKLNESGITIILTTHYLEEAENLCKKIAIIDQGKIVENTSMKELLVKLDSQTFVLDLKQPVTSTIDLNGFHLNKVDDLTLEVDIGKNNSLNELFRLLDKSGIQISSMRNKSNRLEELFLKLVEKKL; encoded by the coding sequence ATGAACAAAGCCTTAGAGATAAAAAATTTGGTGAAGACCTATGCCGGAGGGGTGCAGGCCTTAAAAGGAATTGATCTAACTGTGGACGAAGGGGACTTTTTTGCCCTTTTAGGTCCTAACGGTGCGGGGAAGTCCACTACGATCGGTATCTTAAGTTCCTTAGTAAATAAAACTTCAGGAGAAGTGAAAATTTACGGAGCGGACATAGACAAAGAACTCACATTAGCAAAATCTTATATTGGTGTAGTCCCTCAAGAATTCAATTTTAATATATTTGAAAGAGTAGAACAAATAGTTGCTAATCAAGGTGGGTATTACGGTCTCCCTAGAAAAGTAGCTGTAGAGAGAACTCATAATTATTTAAGCCAACTTGGCCTTTACGAAAAGAGAAAAGAAGGTGCAGGCAGACTTTCTGGCGGAATGAAAAGAAGGCTCATGATCGCGAGGGCACTCGTCCATAACCCAAAAGTTCTGATTTTGGATGAGCCGACTGCAGGAGTGGATATAGAGTTCAGAAGATCTCTCTGGGACTTCTTAGTTAAACTGAATGAATCAGGGATCACAATCATTCTTACTACACATTACTTGGAAGAAGCTGAAAATCTTTGTAAGAAGATAGCGATCATAGACCAAGGAAAGATCGTAGAAAACACTTCTATGAAGGAACTTCTGGTAAAATTAGATTCACAGACATTCGTATTGGATCTAAAACAACCAGTCACTTCTACAATTGATCTAAACGGATTCCATTTGAATAAGGTGGATGATCTAACACTGGAAGTAGATATAGGAAAGAATAATTCATTAAATGAGTTATTCAGACTTTTAGACAAGAGCGGGATCCAAATATCAAGTATGAGAAATAAGTCGAACAGATTGGAGGAATTATTCTTGAAACTAGTGGAGAAAAAACTATGA
- a CDS encoding ABC transporter permease, translated as MNFEEKFNAFSTIVRKETIRILRIWIQTLIPPGITISLYFLIFGKLVGSQIGDVGGHTYIQFIVPGLVMMSVILNAYNNVVSSFFGAKFGKNIEELLVSPTPAYLIVLGYSIGGVVRGVLVGFIVTLVSLFFTELRLYDAWIVIVTVALSALMFSMGGFLNALYAKKFDDVTIIPTFILTPLTYLGGVFYSIKMLPEGWQIVSRFNPILYMVNAFRYGFLGVSDIDPLEAIGLLVIGTILLYSVSVFLLSRGYGTRT; from the coding sequence ATGAACTTCGAAGAAAAATTTAACGCATTCTCCACAATTGTTCGAAAAGAAACAATTCGTATCCTAAGGATCTGGATCCAAACATTGATCCCTCCGGGTATTACGATTTCATTATACTTCCTTATCTTTGGAAAATTGGTGGGATCTCAAATTGGAGATGTGGGAGGTCATACCTATATCCAATTTATCGTTCCTGGACTTGTAATGATGTCTGTGATACTAAATGCTTATAACAATGTAGTATCTTCTTTTTTTGGAGCAAAATTCGGAAAGAATATAGAAGAGTTACTAGTTTCCCCTACTCCTGCGTATCTGATCGTGCTCGGATATTCTATCGGCGGAGTGGTCCGAGGAGTGTTAGTAGGATTTATAGTAACACTGGTGTCCCTATTCTTCACTGAATTAAGACTTTATGATGCTTGGATCGTAATCGTAACCGTAGCACTTTCAGCGCTGATGTTCTCTATGGGCGGATTTCTGAATGCACTTTACGCCAAAAAATTCGACGATGTTACCATCATTCCTACATTCATACTGACACCTCTTACCTATTTAGGTGGAGTATTCTACTCTATCAAAATGCTTCCGGAAGGATGGCAAATCGTTTCTAGGTTTAATCCTATTCTTTACATGGTGAATGCATTCCGTTACGGATTTTTAGGAGTAAGCGATATTGATCCATTAGAGGCGATCGGACTTTTAGTGATAGGAACCATTCTACTTTATTCTGTCTCCGTATTTCTACTCAGTCGTGGTTACGGAACGAGGACCTAA
- a CDS encoding BolA family protein, producing the protein MQDMFIEMERLLRNGLSPSELRIEDFSEQHAGHSGNPTRKKRGTHIRIFITSPEFQGKSLLEQHRSVYQIMDPFLKEWGVHALELKTSIP; encoded by the coding sequence ATGCAAGATATGTTTATAGAAATGGAAAGACTTTTGAGAAATGGACTTTCTCCTTCTGAATTAAGAATAGAGGATTTTTCAGAACAACATGCTGGACATTCCGGCAACCCAACCCGCAAAAAAAGAGGAACTCATATCAGGATCTTTATTACGAGTCCTGAATTCCAAGGAAAATCTCTTTTGGAACAACATCGCTCCGTTTACCAGATCATGGATCCATTCCTAAAAGAATGGGGTGTCCATGCTCTGGAATTAAAGACTTCTATCCCTTAG
- a CDS encoding BolA/IbaG family iron-sulfur metabolism protein gives MTVQEIQEKIQAGLPGSEVEIQDPYNDGVHIKAIVKFSGFAGKSIVEQHRMVYATLKDELKAEVHALGLETKVS, from the coding sequence ATGACTGTCCAAGAAATTCAGGAAAAAATACAAGCAGGACTTCCAGGCTCGGAAGTAGAGATCCAAGATCCTTACAATGACGGAGTGCATATCAAAGCGATCGTAAAGTTTTCCGGATTTGCCGGAAAGTCCATCGTGGAACAACACAGAATGGTGTACGCCACATTAAAGGACGAATTAAAAGCAGAAGTCCATGCATTAGGACTGGAAACCAAAGTATCATAA
- the grxD gene encoding Grx4 family monothiol glutaredoxin translates to MEKELQDKIEGLIASKKIFLFMKGTPDAPMCGFSAGVTNVLRSLGADYNSFNVLSDMNVREGIKEFANWPTIPQLYIDGEFVGGHDIVVEMARSGELQKKIGA, encoded by the coding sequence ATGGAAAAAGAATTACAAGATAAGATCGAAGGACTGATCGCTTCTAAAAAAATATTTCTGTTTATGAAGGGAACTCCTGACGCTCCTATGTGCGGTTTTTCCGCAGGAGTAACCAATGTTCTCAGAAGTTTAGGTGCAGACTATAACTCGTTTAATGTTCTTTCTGACATGAATGTCAGAGAAGGGATCAAAGAATTTGCAAACTGGCCAACCATTCCTCAGTTATACATCGACGGAGAATTTGTAGGCGGCCATGATATCGTAGTGGAAATGGCAAGAAGCGGAGAACTTCAAAAAAAGATCGGCGCTTAA
- a CDS encoding glutathione S-transferase N-terminal domain-containing protein, which translates to MMKLFQYDTCPYCAFVRGHFSEMGLKEGKDYELVEASRGTPGREEVLRLGGLSQVPFLVDGDIKMYESRDIVDYVKSKIQKLGIVT; encoded by the coding sequence ATGATGAAACTCTTCCAATACGATACCTGTCCTTATTGCGCTTTCGTTCGAGGCCATTTTTCTGAAATGGGCCTAAAAGAAGGCAAGGATTACGAATTGGTAGAAGCCAGCAGAGGAACCCCGGGCAGAGAGGAAGTCCTACGTTTAGGAGGACTCTCTCAGGTTCCTTTTCTGGTAGATGGCGATATTAAAATGTATGAGTCCAGAGATATCGTGGACTATGTAAAAAGTAAGATCCAAAAATTAGGAATTGTAACCTAA
- the gshAB gene encoding bifunctional glutamate--cysteine ligase GshA/glutathione synthetase GshB produces MQPLKYKLEAGQKLDPNEFILKGFEDLEISTQIVIRDALNRGLEVEVLDRPSHFIRLNGQGVTRLVKEASKTELDSYMTFLVMENKTITKRILEESNILVPRGTAVSDLNSGLEFLNKNSDRKMVVKPVTTNFGIGISILPPSSSSEEKKKALEIALGFSETAIVEEFAEGNEYRFLVIGDECVAVCNRIPANVTGDGKKTIRELIEEKNSDPRRGVGHVTPLEKIRLDDTELNVLKESGKSPEFIPGSGEKVFVRKNSNISTGGDSVDVTDIADPSYKKLAVQAAKVVGAKICGVDIIVKELESEGDYRILELNFNPVLYIHNYPYSGKNRKVGEKILDVLGYNS; encoded by the coding sequence CTGCAACCATTGAAATATAAATTGGAAGCTGGGCAAAAATTAGATCCAAACGAATTCATCCTAAAAGGATTCGAGGATCTGGAGATTTCCACTCAAATAGTGATCCGTGATGCGCTTAATCGAGGATTAGAAGTAGAAGTTTTAGATCGCCCCAGCCATTTCATTCGACTAAACGGCCAAGGTGTCACAAGACTCGTAAAAGAAGCCTCCAAAACAGAATTAGATTCCTATATGACCTTCCTCGTGATGGAAAACAAAACCATTACTAAACGTATTTTAGAAGAATCGAATATATTGGTTCCTAGAGGGACTGCAGTTTCTGATCTAAACTCTGGATTGGAATTCCTAAATAAGAACTCTGATCGAAAGATGGTAGTGAAACCTGTCACTACCAATTTCGGGATTGGGATCAGTATTCTTCCTCCTTCTTCTTCCAGTGAAGAAAAAAAGAAGGCTCTGGAAATTGCACTTGGATTTTCAGAAACAGCAATTGTAGAGGAATTCGCAGAAGGAAACGAATATAGATTTTTAGTGATCGGTGACGAATGTGTCGCCGTATGTAATCGTATTCCTGCGAATGTAACAGGCGATGGCAAAAAGACAATCAGAGAATTAATAGAAGAAAAAAATTCAGATCCAAGAAGAGGAGTGGGTCATGTGACTCCTCTGGAAAAGATCAGATTAGATGACACTGAATTAAATGTACTTAAAGAATCTGGAAAATCTCCAGAATTCATTCCTGGCTCTGGAGAAAAAGTTTTTGTTCGTAAAAACTCGAATATCAGTACAGGTGGAGATTCTGTTGATGTAACAGATATTGCAGATCCTTCTTATAAAAAACTGGCAGTACAAGCTGCAAAAGTTGTAGGAGCAAAGATTTGTGGGGTAGATATTATAGTAAAGGAGCTGGAATCCGAAGGAGATTACAGGATCTTAGAGTTAAACTTCAATCCTGTATTATATATTCATAATTATCCTTATTCAGGAAAAAATAGAAAGGTAGGGGAGAAAATTTTGGATGTATTAGGTTACAATTCCTAA